The stretch of DNA TTCAGATTCTTATGGTAATGTTAATTTCAGTCTTAAAGTAAATAAAGTTTCAATTATAAAGAGAAAAGACAAGATTGGGTTCATAATCgaataattcaaataatgagAAGATGATCATATGAATTAGTTTATATACTGTCAACTTTTCATATGAGCTATTATGCATTTTCAcgattttggttttgtcACATAAGGGTTAAAGTTAgacaaaacaatataatttaattgtCAATAgagataaaaataaaaattacttcttttcttctagCAATATTCAAACGCAGTAAAATAGCTCAACGTAATGGTAATCTGTTTTTTTAACTAGTTATTATCCTTGGTACGAGCTTGGTATCTTCAATCCAAATGTACCTTCTACCAGATCGAATGTACGGGATTACAGTAATCATGTCAATTGTTTGGTGGTCCGGTAGTTTTtacatttatttaaataaaagaagaagagaaaaattgaaccaaTTAGAAGAATCCAAATACACGTGTTCACCATAGTAGttattaacaatttctACTATGAACCAATCAAtgtattaattaattaaccaaaatgcaaaaaaccaaaaatttaACACAATCACCAGCGaacaataatttcaatataaaatatgACACAAACATAAGAAATGCAACTAACTgcaaacaaattattaatgatgtGATGATTttgtctttctttttttctttctactttttcttgatctttgttcaataatatcaatattgtAAAGTAAACTGAATACAGCAGCTTATTCAGATcttattgttgattgtgGGAAACTTTGATTTGTTAGAATCAGTTTATTTGATGAGGAACCCTTTTCTATTGTGTTTTATTTCCCCTAGATTAACCAAGTAGTGTTATTTTGTCCAAATTAGtctagtttttttttgtatttttatatttgttaTCTGTACCACGTGGTAGCTAAtttcgaaaaaaaaagaaaaaagttaATTCTCACTATAACTAACTAAcctctctttttttattcagGTTCCTACTAGATTTCATTTCAAACTTACTAGAGAccaaaatttattcaatgaGTTCAACACTACCGTAACAACAACTTACTTGGTTGTCCCTATTGGGGAAATTTACGACATACATACAGTTTCTTGGcttgatttttttaattaaatctGTTTTGTTTCTCTTGTGTTGATGTAGTATGATTTCTGTGATTTCTCAAACTTGAGATTGATGTGCAAGATTTTTCAACCATTTTTTGTGTATTTATCGGAGTAaaaccttttttttgcttccAATTTTCATAAAGTTACtacaaattattaaatcaatatttttcaaatcaattatttaaacCTTTTTTGAGCTTAATAAAAGTTGATATTCACCAATTGATAAAGTGactaataatataatatgcACATTAATCAAAGAGAACGCCATTAGTCGATTAAAGTCATGAGAGTGTTAATAAATCTGGTTGTGATCTACAACTAGATATATTGATTGCAAATAGGCTTGTTTTATCTCtttcatcaaatatattctttgttcaatttACAATCATATCAATAGTAATCTTTTGACAATAGGTGAGTGTATATTTAGTCAATTGTATGTACAagattatatatatatatcacATCCActgttgttttcttttttcaaaacttgaTACCTAAAAATGATTTGCCATCTGGTTTACCCGTATAGCTTGCAACATCAGCAGCTTGCTTttccaaatccaaaatcTTTTTATTAGACGCTTCAATTTTCTGTGATACATAATCGATTCTGCCATCTACTTTACCAATCTTGTAGATCTTCTCCAATTCCTCTTCCAATTTCTGAATCTTGGCTGCCTCAAGCGATATCAACCGTCCAATATACTCAGTCTCATACAACTTCCAAATTCGCAAATCACTAATGATATTGGCAAACGCTGCCTTGAACAATGGTCTACCCGTAGATATCTTATCCAACACCCCCTTATCACGCTTCAAAGATATCAAATCGTACTTTTCTAATGTCGTCAAAATCTCTAACGTTTCCTTCGATACTTTGAACAATGGCAGTTTCACCAACTCACTATAATTAATGGTGTCACATTCAGACAACAACTTCATAATGAGCCACACCTGCGATGGATCCCAGTTGCTATCACCAGCACCAAATTTGTGATGACTGTTCAAGAAAAATGTGTTTATCAACTCAGCAGCCTGGGAAATCATCTCGTTGATTGCCTGTTGTGGGCTTTCTCCTGACTTGATACGTCTGATAAACGACTGCAAGTCCAACATTCTACCTCCCAAAGGCTCAAGGCATTCGTCCAAAGTGCTAGTATCTTTGACCTTAAGTACATCACAGACATACTGTCTTGAGCTGGACATGGAGGCATCGGAAAGTGAAATGTCCTTGAACACCTGGTTGGGCAAGGCATCATTCAAGAGCTGGAGCGACCCAACGTCTGCTGTCAAAAATATCACATGTGCCGTGTTGTTCTGCACCAACCCAGACGCCCAATCTGCAACTAATGGAGGAATAAAATCATTCAGCAGCACATCTGCACGACGGCTGTACTTGTTCAACACAATGATTGGTTTAGCTTCGGGGTGCTGTTGCAAGAattgttcttctttgaGGACTTCGATTTTCTCATCGTCCTTCAATCTCTTGTTTCTTCTCTCAACACTCTTGACATATTTGTTGTACTCATTGGTTGTGATTTTCCGAATGGCTTGGGTCGCCAACAGAAACATGTTCTTGATTTGCGTCTCCTTGCTCTCGCTTAAACCTGATTTCTGTCCGGTTAATCCCTGAACTcccaaatcaacaaaacgTGACACCGTGTTTGTCCATGTGAAAACTGGGAAATACCCCAACTGCGATGCAGTCGtgtttatcaaattgttgtCTGACCGTGCTTTGCCCAACTGGTCACACTCAAGCACCAAAACTTTCTTATTTAACCGTTCGTCTGACCCCAAACTGTGCTCTAACACAAACTCCTCTTTACCAGACCCTTGGGGCCCCTTGACAATGATAAATGTGTTAGCATTCTCCATAATCCATAACTGGAGTTGCTTTGACTTTTCGTACCTTTCTATCCAAAACATGTTGCTTTCATTCTTGAGGTCACGAACCGATTGCCCATCAACAATGTTTGAGCCGTTGCTGCTGTCATCCTCCTCAGAGCAACTCAGCCCGGTAACCTCCTGGATTTGACTGTCAATGTAGTCGTAACTACTATACACCCATCCAGTGATGGTTCTGTATGGAATGTAGAGATACTTGAACCATCTGCTCTCCTTAAACTGGTCAAACGATTTCCTGTTGTGGAGTATCTTGTACTCAATAAACCATTCTCGAATAGGATCAAAAATCAACACAGCAAATGTGGCCAAAAGCGCAATCAACACTGGGATGGCAATCTTAGTGTGGTTCGAGATCAACAGAACCAAGAAATTCGATCTCTTAATGgcaacaaattgaatgtGAAGCGTGGTCTTGCCCCCATTCAACACCATGCCTGTGATACAATGTTTAGCACTGATTGCCGCTCTCGTGCTATGGAAATATATAAACGCTTCAGTGGCACCAGGTTCAATCTCATTAATCAAGCCGTATCGACGGAACAACACATACAATTCTTCTTCGGTCAACGGATCACCTTCGAATTTGACTGAGAGTTTGGGACTGGGGAACCGGCGCAAGTCTTCAATCCATGGTGTACCTTTTACGGAGTACACCTTTGGCACATTTCGCCAGATCTGGTGGTAGAGTCTTGTGAGTATGTTGCTGTTTACTCTTTCTTGTTCATTTCTCTCAACGTTCTCTCGTATTTCTTCAATGAATTGGGTGGCAGGGACTTCTGGCGGATACTTGAATTTGACAAACGCCCCAGAATCTCTCCTTAGCGGGACAAACTCAGTGATTTTGGCAGTTGTTGCCAATGGCGAAGACAAGTCCCATACTTTCTGCTTCAATTTCTCATTGTCGTAGGCGGTGCTCCAGGGTAAACTGAATCGAGACAAATACTGTTTAACAACATTTCTGGATGTTGTAAATGGGTATATGTGGTCGTAATACAACAACACTTCGTTGTGtgttttatcaataacCCCTGTGGCGGATGCCGAGTTATCGGACTCGGTGGTGTCAGATtcctttttcaatttctcaaGATCAGTTGAGTAGTACCGACATGGCGGGGATATGTAAACTGGTTTTGGCAATCGCAATTGCAGTCTCAATGTTCGAATGATCATTGATAGATGGTATAGTAATGTGTTGCTATGTGgttgaaaagaaagttAGGACagcaatcaaaaaattagGCCATCCGCACacacaaaatcaaatgctCTTGTATTAAAAACCGCGAGACTTCTATtcagaacaacaacaatatcgATATTGGTCACATGCGGGCATTGGAGTATGTTCatagtaataattttatGTGATTTGTGATATATTCCCATAAAATGATTAAGCATCAACCGCGCGCGTGACTACCACCAATTATTTACCATTACACTGTCTCGTTAATAACGACTTTAAATTGGAATTTAGCAAACTTGATCCTTCTCATGTCTAACTGCACCTATACATTTTCTTTGGGAACTATATGCATTAGTGCAGAGCCTCTCCCAAAGCACTACTGACAAACACTTAGACACatccaaaaagaaatggtTCCCGATTTTGtggaatttctttttcatttgaataTTCCTAGCTAGTAACTACACAAAAACTTTGTTGGTTTCTAATACGGAATATCGGCTTCTCCTGTTGCAATATCTGTCTAGCCAAGAGCTACGTTAATAGGTTTCATTTCTACACTCAAAGGACAAATCTATCTGACAACcagttatttttttgcaacctatgatcttttttttttctattatttttcgGCAAGCAAATCCGGTGACTACCAGTGGTGAAGCTTGAATAAGATTgtttctattttctttttctggTTACACTTTAGGTGACTAGATGGACGGGACTTCTCCCGAATAAAcgtttcttctttatatTGACTTGTTTCAGGAGtgtcaaaaaagaaatttttcgGGGCAGATCCCCCTTACACACTCTTCTAGAAcatcaagaaaaagaaaaccaaaCCCATTTTTGCAACTGGTTTACTATATCTTCATTACAGAAACAAATTCTAATCTATACACCTCAGAAAACTATAAATTCATCCAATATCCTCTCCCSKTTTTtcacaatttcaattctttttcatcactACAAACCAATCTTCAATCTTCCACATGCAACTATTCCAGAATATTCTTGTTTCCATTGCTTTGCTCACCCAGGTAGTTTTTGCTATTGAGATCACCGAAAACAAGGTCGATCGAGGCACAGTCACCTTGAACTTGAGCGACATTACCATTTACCCTGGGGCTTCCTGGTCTATTATCGACAATGCTTACACCAGCTTCGTTGGTAAGTTAGACGTCAGGGATGGTGCGGGGTTGTATATCTCCCTGACCTCTCATCTTTTGGCCCTTCAAGTCAGTTTAACAGCATTGCTCCACTCCATCACCAACAACGGAGTCGTCTCCTTTGACTCGCGTATTTCCAGAACCTCGTCCTCCTATGACTTGCGAGGCGTCTCCTTCACCAACAACGGGGAAATGTACTTTGCTGCTTCCGGTGAGTTCTCCAGCTCCACTGCACTCACTTCTGCCCTGTGGACCAACACCAGGTTATTGCTGTtttaccaaaatcaaagaacCTCCGGCACCGTAAGTCTTGGTATGCCCTTGGGATCCATCACCAACAACGGTCAAGTCTGTTTGAATAACCAGGTCTACGAACAAACAACCCAAATTAAGGGTTCGGGTTGTTTCACTGCCAACGGCGACTCCACCATTTACATCTCCAACGTTTTGTTAGCTGTTTCCCCCAAACAGAACTTTTACTTGACCGACAAAGGTTCCTCCATGATTGTCCAAGCCGTATCTACCACACAAACATTCAACGTCTATGGTTTTGGGGAAGGTAACAAAATTGGGTTGACTATTCCATTGATGGGAAATCTCTGGAATTCAGCATACGCTTATGACACCACTTCTGGTATCTTGACCTTGAGAAATCTTTTGcttgaacaaaaatttaACATCGGTACAGGGTACGATCCATCAAAATTCCAAGTGGTCACTGATTCAGGTTCTGGTATCCCATCCACCATTTTAGGGTCTGTTGCATATTACGGGCGTGTTCCAGAAAGAACCTTACCAAAGTCTTGTCAGATTCCTTGCAAGCCAATACCAGAGGCTCCAGgaacaacaccaacacaATACACTACTACCATCACAAAAACCAACACTGCCGGCAACACCGTCACCGAAAGTGGTGTTGTTAACGTTCTGACAGATAAAGGCGGCTCATGgttcaccaccacctcaATGTTCCCAGCATTGTCCACTGCCCCATCCACTGCAACTGTTTTCTCTAGTGACACCATTATGTCAACAGTTGAACCTGATACCACAGAATTGGCCTCACTCACAGATATCCCTATCGAAACATCATCAGTTGAAGAGTTGTTAAGTGTTATGTCTAATTGGGAACCATCTTCTGCTCCAACTTTATCCATTGAAACACCTGTCTCAAGTCACCACTCTTCTATGCAACATTCATCCTTTGAATCTTCTGCTGATATCAATACCGTATTTTCCAGCGAGTCTGCATTTGAAACAGCCAGTGACTATATTGTTTCCACGCCTTCACTGATTTCACATTCAACCATGGTACCTCAATCGTCTGTTTCTGCCTTGTCCGTTGTTAGTGAGTCGCTCGCTTCTGCTGAGCCATCATTTGTCGTCCCAAGTGAATCATTCATCTTCAGTGCATCTTCTGCTGCCCCCCAACCATCTAGCAGTACTTATTCAGTCTCATTCACCACACAATTTGAAACCCCATCTTCTGCTGGTCCCTCATTGGTTACTTCTGTTGAATCAAATACTGAACTTATTTCATCTGCCACTCAATCCAGTGATATACAAACTGAGTTCACTTCCACTTGGACTACTACCAATTCTGATGGTTCTGTTGTTACTGAATCAGGTATCATAAGCCAATCAGGTACTTCATTAACCACCTTGACAACCTTCCAGCCAGCCACTTCATTAGTTGTTCCACCATATAGTGTCATTGAAACTGAGTTTACATCAACTTGGACCACCACAAACTCAGACAGCTCAGTGGCTACTGAATCTGGTGTGGTTAGTCAATCAGACACTTTATTAACAACCGTGACTACTTTCCCTCCTGCACCATCTGCTATTGTACCTGAATTCACATCACCTTGGAAAATCAACACTTCAATTGAGTCTAGTGAAACATTAACTGTTAGTGCCAGCTCATATGAGACAGTGGGTGAATCATTGGCTGCTGCTACCTCATCATACTTGTCTTCTGctactgttgttgttgctccCTCAGAATCTGAAATCAATACTAGCAGCTCAatattgaataatgaaGAGATTGCTTCTGCTCCAGTCTCCGACACAACGTCTATTGCTGAACACCATGATGGCTCATTATCCATGACCACAACTGAATTTGTGAACAGCAATTCCCTTCCATCATCTCATCTGATTGTCACTGCCACCATCACCAGTTGCAACAAATCCAAGTGTTCTGAAAGTGTTGTTACCTATGTCTCAAGCGTTTCCTGTGCCACTATTACTGTGGGAGATTCCGAGAAAAATAGTTCCATCGTTGGTAATAATATCAGTAGTATCGTGGGTGACGATGTTTCCAACACACAAGCCATCACAATGGCAACTTCCACAGAAAGTGCTACTACCCTCACAAGTGTTTCAGGTGCTAAACCATCAGTTGCTAACGATGCCACTAACAGTGTACACACCACTGATTATACTACTGCCACTACTGGTGTTCAAAATGGTTCCAGTTTGTCAATTCCATCAGACATCCCCATTGAAATTTCTGACATCACACCAActgattcttcttcttcggcAGTTACCATTTCATATGAAAACGGATCCAATAAAGAACtgattgaaaatattaaatacTTGACATTGGTAGTTTTCGGATTGATGATGTTTATGTGATCAATAGATATAATCACTTccataaatttttttttttgttatttttttttgttattgttgtatAGCACTATAGATTAATTATAGATTTTTGTTTCGTTTTATTAGTGTAGCCATACTCTGTACATCACGATACCATAAAAATTAATAGAACAGACGTCTACATGTCGTGCAAGAGGTATTAATAGCTCTACATATCTTACAATTATTTCCACTATTACTTATACCCAGTGTCAGTTCACTAACACTAATAAGAGGAATGTCCCAAACTAATTGTCTACCGATAAGAATATTACCAGTTTCAACTTCCATAGCGTATTGAATTTTCCTAATAATACATttgagaagaagaagctaAATTAGTCgtgaatttcaatttaggCTTCGCTTTGAATCATTATACCATCTTCAAACGGTATAAGGATCTTCGAAGAAGCCAGGACACACAGAAAACAATACTTTTCTGAACTTTGgaaataaacaaaagaatattACATGGTTGTAGATGATACTTCtaatatgtatatatattcacAAATGTATACACATGATTCTCTTTGAGATTTGATAGATAggattattaaaaatgttAAAAGGAAATACATATATGtgagtgaaaaattttttcttaacattttgatatttttctCTTGACGTTAGATCTGTTCGTAGTATGTTGCTTGTAATATTTACACGACTACAAAACAATTAGGGCTTGCTGATACTAATCTTTTACGTTTTAAACACTACAATAGTGGATCAATGACGGCTTAcatcaattataaatataaataatctAATTACAAGagtataaattaaataacaACTAATgatgttttgtttttttaatctAGAGCAACACTTGGCAAAATGTCACCATTCACAGTTCCCGAGTTTTTTGTAAAGTCCAGTGTCCTTAATGGTCGAACAGGTAAgtcatcattttcatctcGACTCAACTTCCCACTCTTGTAGTTATAGTTTTCTTTAATGTATTCCCTCACAGGCAAAATGGCCGCTTCACGACACAACTCTCTCAAATCAGAACCGCTAAAACCTCTTGTGTTGGCAACAATATACTCCAAATCGAAATCGTTTTCATCTAATTTTGCATCcttcaaaattttattcaagATTGCGGTTCTTTGCGACGCATTTGGTTTACCAATGGCAAAAGTTTTTGGCATTCTTCTCAAAAATGCTTCATCAATGTCATTTTTTCTATTAGTAGCACCCAAGACCATTATTTGaccatttgattttaaaccATCCCATAACGTCATAAATTCTGCTTTAAGCATGGCACTAACTTCATGGTCATTCGAAGACCTGTCTCTCAAAAACGAATctatttcatcaataaatatGATACAAGGTTGCAATTTATTAGCCAATGAGAAAATTGCATCAgttattttgtttgattcTCCATACCATTTATCCATAATACTTGACATTCTGATCAGCAAGAAGAAGGCACCACTTTCTTTGGCGATTGCCTTGGCCAACATTGTCTTCCCACATCCGGGTGGACCGTAGAATAATACCCCCTTTGGAGATTGAATTAAACTCA from Candida albicans SC5314 chromosome R, complete sequence encodes:
- the IFF3 gene encoding Iff3p (Putative GPI-anchored protein); protein product: MQLFQNILVSIALLTQVVFAIEITENKVDRGTVTLNLSDITIYPGASWSIIDNAYTSFVGKLDVRDGAGLYISSTSHLLALQVSLTALLHSITNNGVVSFDSRISRTSSSYDLRGVSFTNNGEMYFAASGEFSSSTALTSASWTNTRLLSFYQNQRTSGTVSLGMPLGSITNNGQVCLNNQVYEQTTQIKGSGCFTANGDSTIYISNVLLAVSPKQNFYLTDKGSSMIVQAVSTTQTFNVYGFGEGNKIGLTIPLMGNLWNSAYAYDTTSGILTLRNLLLEQKFNIGTGYDPSKFQVVTDSGSGIPSTILGSVAYYGRVPERTLPKSCQIPCKPIPEAPGTTPTQYTTTITKTNTAGNTVTESGVVNVSTDKGGSWFTTTSMFPALSTAPSTATVFSSDTIMSTVEPDTTELASLTDIPIETSSVEELLSVMSNWEPSSAPTLSIETPVSSHHSSMQHSSFESSADINTVFSSESAFETASDYIVSTPSSISHSTMVPQSSVSALSVVSESLASAEPSFVVPSESFIFSASSAAPQPSSSTYSVSFTTQFETPSSAGPSLVTSVESNTELISSATQSSDIQTEFTSTWTTTNSDGSVVTESGIISQSGTSLTTLTTFQPATSLVVPPYSVIETEFTSTWTTTNSDSSVATESGVVSQSDTLLTTVTTFPPAPSAIVPEFTSPWKINTSIESSETLTVSASSYETVGESLAAATSSYLSSATVVVAPSESEINTSSSILNNEEIASAPVSDTTSIAEHHDGSLSMTTTEFVNSNSLPSSHSIVTATITSCNKSKCSESVVTYVSSVSCATITVGDSEKNSSIVGNNISSIVGDDVSNTQAITMATSTESATTLTSVSGAKPSVANDATNSVHTTDYTTATTGVQNGSSLSIPSDIPIEISDITPTDSSSSAVTISYENGSNKESIENIKYLTLVVFGLMMFM
- a CDS encoding uncharacterized protein (Ortholog(s) have role in protein targeting to mitochondrion and mitochondrial outer membrane, peroxisomal membrane localization); amino-acid sequence: MINKLKIDFGKFKIDLKLLGDLFVLAGAGLSVYYILNTILNDYLDNTVKNKENEKKGSGILKKIQAANPHLKNLSFNQYEKALLNSLVTPEEIAVTFDDIGGLSDIIDELREAVILPLTEPELFAAHSSLIQSPKGVLFYGPPGCGKTMLAKAIAKESGAFFLSIRMSSIMDKWYGESNKITDAIFSLANKLQPCIIFIDEIDSFLRDRSSNDHEVSAMLKAEFMTLWDGLKSNGQIMVLGATNRKNDIDEAFLRRMPKTFAIGKPNASQRTAILNKILKDAKLDENDFDLEYIVANTRGFSGSDLRELCREAAILPVREYIKENYNYKSGKLSRDENDDLPVRPLRTSDFTKNSGTVNGDILPSVALD
- a CDS encoding uncharacterized protein (Ortholog(s) have role in mitochondrial genome maintenance and integral component of mitochondrial inner membrane localization), with the translated sequence MIIRTLRSQLRLPKPVYISPPCRYYSTDLEKLKKESDTTESDNSASATGVIDKTHNEVLLYYDHIYPFTTSRNVVKQYLSRFSLPWSTAYDNEKLKQKVWDLSSPLATTAKITEFVPLRRDSGAFVKFKYPPEVPATQFIEEIRENVERNEQERVNSNILTRLYHQIWRNVPKVYSVKGTPWIEDLRRFPSPKLSVKFEGDPLTEEELYVLFRRYGLINEIEPGATEAFIYFHSTRAAISAKHCITGMVLNGGKTTLHIQFVAIKRSNFLVSLISNHTKIAIPVLIALLATFAVLIFDPIREWFIEYKILHNRKSFDQFKESRWFKYLYIPYRTITGWVYSSYDYIDSQIQEVTGSSCSEEDDSSNGSNIVDGQSVRDLKNESNMFWIERYEKSKQLQLWIMENANTFIIVKGPQGSGKEEFVLEHSLGSDERLNKKVLVLECDQLGKARSDNNLINTTASQLGYFPVFTWTNTVSRFVDLGVQGLTGQKSGLSESKETQIKNMFSLATQAIRKITTNEYNKYVKSVERRNKRLKDDEKIEVLKEEQFLQQHPEAKPIIVLNKYSRRADVSSNDFIPPLVADWASGLVQNNTAHVIFLTADVGSLQLLNDALPNQVFKDISLSDASMSSSRQYVCDVLKVKDTSTLDECLEPLGGRMLDLQSFIRRIKSGESPQQAINEMISQAAELINTFFLNSHHKFGAGDSNWDPSQVWLIMKLLSECDTINYSELVKSPLFKVSKETLEILTTLEKYDLISLKRDKGVLDKISTGRPLFKAAFANIISDLRIWKLYETEYIGRLISLEAAKIQKLEEELEKIYKIGKVDGRIDYVSQKIEASNKKILDLEKQAADVASYTGKPDGKSFLGIKF